The sequence AATGTGTTGCTAGAGAAATAGAACCATCAATCTTATATTGATATAATGTATGAGAACCACAGAactttttttcaagattaaatgGATGGTCATGATTAAGGGATCATAGAACCACTTTCATCAGTAATAGCAGAGTTAAAAAATGATTACATTCAGAATTTCTGCAAACACATTTCAGATCAGTATGCAGGCATGGAAGAGTTAGGAGAGCAAGAAGACTGAATGTGAATACCTGGACAGCAGCATCTACCATAGTATGTGCCTTTAATCTCAAACCTCTAACAATCTCGAGAACAGCAGATCCTGAATCTTGAGAAACACAAGAATTATCATGCGGTCTTAGCATACCAGAGAAACAGGAATTGGCTGGAGGTTTCAGCCAAGCAGGCACATTGTTTCCGATATAAGTATTAAGCTGCCTCAAATTGAGTAAAACAGAAGAGGCCTGTCAGATATACAAAGTGATTAGAGTTTGAATCAAGATTGCGGCACACAAATCTGAAAGTGAACATGCAATCATATAAGGTGTGAGTGAAAATATAAGCAAGGCACATGACTGGCCACTGGCTTCCTTAAGCTGTACAAGTACTGTGGCAAGTGCTTCTTGAAAGGTTCAGAATCTTTTAAAGAGTTATCtccattttttgggttttccatTACAtcattatttgtgtttttaagcACCATCAACCACAATtcctataattataaaacaGGGAAAAATATGGTCACAAACTTGATGCAAATCCAAGGCAACTCCATTTGTATACAAGATCATGAAGAAGTACAGTGTTGAATCAAGTATTAAGGATAAAAATGCTAGCACTGCATAAGCCAGGAGACCAAAATGGTGAGTGCACATTATGATTTTATGTTGTGCTCTTCCAAAGGAAATGCCTAGCCAGCATAATCGGTTGCATGTAATTTACAATCCAAATCCCAAAAGACAATAATGAGGACAGTCTGAAAATGGAAGGAACATTGAGCCAGAACCGGAAGTGTTGCAGAATTAAATCATAGACCAAAGAAAAGCAAATCCTCCCTGTAAAATGGCAGACAGTGACAAACATCTGTGCCATAACTGAGCATCACAAGTATTGCATGTTGTTCAACTGAATGTAACAGGTTGCATATAACTGCATCTTGTACCTTTTTATCAAGAACACAACTCAGCTCAGACAGAGCTCGAATATCATATTCCTTCAGTTGGATCTGTGATACCCTAGAAGGTTGACCACAGGCTCCTTGTGCAATGACAATGTCAGTGGATGTTGCCTTGGCAAGCAGGTTGGCATGGTTTGCCTCAACCTGAATAAAAAGTAATCATAGTGCTTGAAATTAACAAATTTTGTAATACCGTTATTCTGAAGTTTAATGGATAGCTATTCTTACTTGTGCCTGCTTCATCAATGCATTCATGGGACTCTGTGCATTCCTTAGTTTTTCAATTGCAGTGAACTCTCCAATGTTTGACTTCCCATTCACTAGCAGTTCCTTGGGCAGAACAGAGGTTTTCTGTCTCCTAAGAGCTTCTGGCATGTTATCCAGCGGATTTGAAGGCATGCAATCTATATCCTAcagtaaaatatttattgtcattGTTCTGAAGTAGGAGAGACGACTTTGCtagtttttaaaggaaaaaaaataaatggaggaGATGTCTATGCCTAGAATAAATTCCGCAGAAAATATATTTCCTTCTGAACATGACTTGGGAACAAAATGGATGAATCATTAGAGACTGAATCATGAGAGGAAAAGTAGAAGAAAGGCACAAGTTGGAAACAAACCAATAGCAAAATTCAGATAAATTCTTAAGAAGAAATTTTACTTTACTAAACCAGACTGTTTGGAGACAGTTCATTAACAATTAGGACAAGAAATTTGCTAAATTACACTTCCCAAAAAAATAGAAGTAATTTAATAGCTCTTAACTGCCTAACAATTACAAATAGCTTATAAAAGCACAAAAGCTCATACATCGGGAGGATTAAAGACTATGAAAGCTTTATAATCCCAGCCGATAAGTCATACGTACTAACCAGAAATTGTGTAACCAATGACTTGCAGCAGAACCAGTATGACCCATGTTACGGGCTACAACCACTCATCTTTGTAGTCAACAAGACTCTTGGCATTACAGCAAACTACTATGAAATTGATCATTTTTCGCTTGATAAACTAGGATGTCGTAAGGTGTCTGGGGCACCATTCATAGAGGGCAACCAAATTGATTGCTGCTCGTTATTTTACAAACCAATGAACCATGAGCATAACATTTGAAGCCAATTTCTGAATCAGCACAGCATAAGTAAATTCTAACAAAACTTAATAGAATATTCAAGTCTTTCACATTGTTCCAACTTCCAAAAGATCTTTTCAAATGCAAACTATTTATGCCACTGAAAAAAGCAAAACACGAATAACAAAATCTGAATAACTGTAAACAACACATGAAAGTAAGAAATATAACACACATAAATTCAAGAATGCAATTACCTTGACAAATTCAACTCCTAACTCAGCACGATCAAACTGAACCCTGCACCGGTCATGATCCACGGTGAGCACACTTCCATCATGAAGTTCTCTTGTTTTGGGGTGAATAGCAATTACTCGCTGTCCAACTGATAAAGGCCTTACTAAATCTGTTGGAAGTCCTTCCCTTAAACCAGTACGAAGCTCCATATAATGTTTTCTCACAGATTCTCTATATTGCTGGAGTTTCTCTCTTTCTTCGTGTAAAAAACGCTCAGAAAACCTCCGAGGTTTGCCAAGAGAACTGCATAAAGAAGAAAGTTACATTAGTTTACGCTCCATGAATGTAGCTATAATATGCTTGACagagattgaaaaacaaaacatacctTCTTATGACACCCCATTCTACTCGAGTCAGCCTTGGAATGTGCCCAAGTCCAACatgattcaaatattcaacaaacTCCATTCTAGAAAACCAAGGGTAGTCAACTGCACTGTAAAACCATTCATATGTACACCATCTGCGAACCATAGGAGATGATAATATACAAGAAAGCTTGTCCTGTAATTCCAGAAACCAATAAGAACATCTGAAAATGAGACTCTAATAATTGGTAAACTATGATAAATAGAATTACAAATGGAGGACTTCACCTTTAGATGGGTTGCTCCATCTTGTAGGGAGATGGAGTATTTACTAATTTGATTCTTCAGAACGTTCACCTTTGGAATCATTGCTCTCTTTAGATCCATCTTGCGTCTACTTGTTTTTCTCATTGGTAAGATAACTTGGCTTGCAACAGGAACTTGTTCAGTTGATGTTGCTAGATCATTTCCTATAGTTTTCTGATCACCACTGAAAGAACCATCTGGCAATTTTAATGATTTCAATTGTTTTGAAGGAGAAGTAATTTGAGCACTGCGTTTTCCTTTAACCACAGATGTATGCTCCTCTTCATCCAGAACCTGTGCCAGGGTTCATATGGAATGGAGTCAAACACCAATTATGaccaaagagaaaaggaaagagcaAGGAATAACCAGCGACACTAGTATCTAACAAATTCCAAACATGTTTATGCCTTCAAGCATTCACATGTCCATTTATGTAGAGGGGAAAACTAAACTTTCATTTGCTGGGACCTGATGAATACACCTAAACTGAAGCAATCAATAACAGTTGTGTATCAAAATTGCAAGGGAAATTCAACCGATAAATCAAAGCATGCTAACAGGTattaatgaatgaatgaatgaaagaGTTAAATGAACAAATGGGTATACCTTTGCTACTACAGCCTCGCGTTTTCTTTTCAGCATATCATTGCTGATGGACTGAGGCCGTTTATTTGCTTCAGAGACTGATTTAGCAGAACTTTGTGGATATCTTCCAAGCTTAGATTTTCTTGAGGTTGTACCCTCAACTTCACTTGTTGCCTTTTCTTTCTGccttgagaatttagttttatctCTATGATGACTAGTAGATGCAGATTCAGGTATGCTACTCTTGTCGTCCCCAGTTTCGGTGGTTCTTTCATCATCCAACAGGGAAGATGATtctaaaacaaacattaaaagagaaaaaagaaggattTATATTTTAAGCACATATGAAAAGGAATAGCACCTCAGCTACAACAAACTAAGACCTATATGCGGAGTAGACCAAAGCATAAAGTATGTCAAAATAGATTGTAAtccttttatattaataaaagaaaataatcagtTTGCCAATATCTGATTACAATCATTTAGAGAAGCAAAAACTTCATAGAAAAAATCAATGCAGAAACAAAATGCAAGATGGAACCATAAGAAAATGCAGGAGAACATTTAATATTTACCTAATATGCAACGTCAAAATACCAAATGCATTAAGTAGACATCACAGTCCACTTGATAACataatctgtttttttatcttccCTTACACATCCTCCCGTcccttttgtgtgtgtgtatgtgtgtgttccaaagataaaagaaacaaGGTAAATAGGaagtgaaataagaaaaaagtagTGATCTGTTGTTTCAGCTGAAATTGAAGAATGTAAAATTGATTGTTTCATCTGAAATTGAAGAATACAAAATTGATTAATATTCTACATTAGGATTTCAGCATAAATATTTATAGGAAAGATTTCAGCAGTGaagttttcttgaaattatcATCTCTAACAAGGCAATATTGTACAAAAATTCAGCATGCAAATGGGATGTTTGACAAGTGATGCAATGTTACTAAATTAATTACTCATTGTACTTCAATATATTTCGTCATTTCACACAAGTATGTATAGAACCAGAGATGCATTTAACATTTACCAAATTCCATTGCAGATACAAGAGCCAATGTTTGAAGACCAATCAAGTCAGCAGGTTCATCTgcaaataaataaggaaaatGTAATACATCAGCAGTGGGAGTACAAATGGTTGGATGAGTTGGTTAGCATTGACACATCAAGAACATTCTACAAACTTAAAAGGAGTACAGCTAGGAGAAGCAAATCAATTCACAAGTTAAAAACTGTCACGTGTACTTCCCTCTAGTTTTGTCCCAACAACAGGTTATGCAATGATTATCACTACTTCACCACCCCATGCATTGGTGAAAGTTGAAGTCAGTTCTAGGTCTCTGGTAACTCTTCCGGGAGATTTACCAGCCATGCTAATTGGTAGAATTTTCTTGAATGGCTTGATCattcaaccaaaccaaatgcCGGGATGTGAAGAGGAGGGGAGGGAAAATATTGCATCATAAAACAACAGTTTATATCACACAAATCTAGTGACAGGAGATAAGTTCACTTAACCAGGAACCCTCTCCAATACCTTGGGTGCGCTGAGTTGACAATAAAAAAGGTTATCCAGGCTATCAATGATATAAAAGAGTTGATAATCAGGTCTGATCTCACCTTTCAAAAAGTTGCTTCTTCAAAGACAAAATCCAAAGCATATGAAGTTATAAAAACAAGCCCCACACTCATTACAGTTCTCCAAATAATCCTCCTGAATGATAATCCTCCAATAGACTCCGAATAATCAGGACATGGTCTAAGCATTAACTATAAATAGAGCCATAttaaaggaaactactttcctgAGTTTcccacaaatttatttttaagacagAAACTCCATGGTCTCCACTATAAGCATCATCCTCGTTGTCTATTAGTTTGTAATCTGAGAATTGAATTCAAGAGCCATATCTTCCCATTATCTTGGGCAGACTTGCTGTATTGAATCCTAAATCCCTAACAAAGCACCTAACCAGATAACTTCAAATATACAAATTTCAACAGAAAAAAATACAGGGGCTATAACAAGATTTACAATTCTTAGGAGATGTGGCACAAATTTCACTCCAATGCAAGGGCAAAAGACTTCATAATACACAACTTCAGAAGAAAACGAAACTGCAATCCTAAAAAGTCTTTTGATTTAACGAATGATGATCTCAAATGAAACATGCAATGAAGTAACTATATAACTCTCGCTCATGAAAAGGAAAGATGATTTGCCAATTCATAACACTCAAGATCAAGTGTGAAAGAGAAGAATTACCATCTGAAAAAAGTTTCTTGCTTCTCTTCCTTTGGCTCCGATGAAAGGTCTCATCAATTTTTGCATTTGACATCTCAATTTCAACTTTTCCCTTCAAAGTGCTGGCCTTTTGCTCTTTTTCAGTGCCACTACACGCTTCTCCACCATCATCAGGCTGACTGTTCCCAATCTTCTCAactcttattttatttccatAGAACTTCTTGCCTTTTCGATGAACTTCTACAGTACCTATACCTTCCATTTCCGCCAAGGAGCTTGCATCCCTCACACAAGCAAGATCAGGGCCCCCATGTCCTATGCCACTTTCAGACCAATTTTCATTTATGGAAGCATCACAAAGATTTGCTGGAGATGATTCAGACTGCAGAATTCAATTAAGAAGACAGAAAGTTATGATATTGCATAACCAAAGTAACAATAGCCATGAAAAAATGGCCTACAGTAAAATACCATCCTATCCCAGCTTTGAACAGGTGATGATTTCATATTTTCTGTTCTTCTACAGGGTGTTTGAGACATTTGAGGAGAGTCTACTCTCTGCAATGCCTCAGTTAATGCCAGTACAGCAGCATGCTCATCGTCATTATCATCAGCATTGATCTCTGACTTTCTGCGCTTCTTCTTTGGTGAAACATAATTTTCTCCATCATCTTTTTTACGCAGATATGAAACAGGGAAGCGAGGTGTCCTTTTCCCAACTGCATGAAGTGGACGGCCTAAATATGAATTTGAATTCATCAGAAACAACACTTCAAAAGGTCATCGCTGTTGTTAGAAACATTTATATCACGCATTAACTACTCTGTTTGAGTTCaaatatttatgagaaaattAGAAGTATAAAGGAAAGGaacaatgcaagaaaataaaaataaaacaaaactgaGTTGCATAATCACACtatcaaatcaaattcaatactAAACCTTGATGGAAAAATCTCAGGA is a genomic window of Populus alba chromosome 5, ASM523922v2, whole genome shotgun sequence containing:
- the LOC118047654 gene encoding protein ALWAYS EARLY 2 isoform X3, producing the protein MAPARKKSVNKRFLNEVSPEKEVKSSGKSKHQANGKKLSDKLGPQWKKAELERFYKAYRDNGKNWKKVAAEVRNRSVEMVEALYNMNRAYLSLPEGTASVVGLIAMMIDHYSVLEASDSERESNEMPGVLRKLQKHKRPKVLLSTSKEDPQHSRMVGSTDGCLSLLKIGCGRPLHAVGKRTPRFPVSYLRKKDDGENYVSPKKKRRKSEINADDNDDEHAAVLALTEALQRVDSPQMSQTPCRRTENMKSSPVQSWDRMSESSPANLCDASINENWSESGIGHGGPDLACVRDASSLAEMEGIGTVEVHRKGKKFYGNKIRVEKIGNSQPDDGGEACSGTEKEQKASTLKGKVEIEMSNAKIDETFHRSQRKRSKKLFSDDEPADLIGLQTLALVSAMEFESSSLLDDERTTETGDDKSSIPESASTSHHRDKTKFSRQKEKATSEVEGTTSRKSKLGRYPQSSAKSVSEANKRPQSISNDMLKRKREAVVAKVLDEEEHTSVVKGKRSAQITSPSKQLKSLKLPDGSFSGDQKTIGNDLATSTEQVPVASQVILPMRKTSRRKMDLKRAMIPKVNVLKNQISKYSISLQDGATHLKDKLSCILSSPMVRRWCTYEWFYSAVDYPWFSRMEFVEYLNHVGLGHIPRLTRVEWGVIRSSLGKPRRFSERFLHEEREKLQQYRESVRKHYMELRTGLREGLPTDLVRPLSVGQRVIAIHPKTRELHDGSVLTVDHDRCRVQFDRAELGVEFVKDIDCMPSNPLDNMPEALRRQKTSVLPKELLVNGKSNIGEFTAIEKLRNAQSPMNALMKQAQVEANHANLLAKATSTDIVIAQGACGQPSRVSQIQLKEYDIRALSELSCVLDKKASSVLLNLRQLNTYIGNNVPAWLKPPANSCFSGMLRPHDNSCVSQDSGSAVLEIVRGLRLKAHTMVDAAVQAISSMKEGEDAFARIGEALDSMDRSHLGSESRAQMIRSQEEANTGLCLQNQLIPSTPESQVNCNVSGPQSNDSEKIETAIPSELISSCVAALLMIQTCTERQYPPSDVAQIIDSAVTSLHPCCPQNLPIYREIQMCMGKIKTQILALIPT
- the LOC118047654 gene encoding protein ALWAYS EARLY 2 isoform X1, giving the protein MAPARKKSVNKRFLNEVSPEKEVKSSGKSKHQANGMRIGFKKKLSDKLGPQWKKAELERFYKAYRDNGKNWKKVAAEVRNRSVEMVEALYNMNRAYLSLPEGTASVVGLIAMMIDHYSVLEASDSERESNEMPGVLRKLQKHKRPKVLLSASKEDPQHSRMVGSTDGCLSLLKRGCGRPLHAVGKRTPRFPVSYLRKKDDGENYVSPKKKRRKSEINADDNDDEHAAVLALTEALQRVDSPQMSQTPCRRTENMKSSPVQSWDRMSESSPANLCDASINENWSESGIGHGGPDLACVRDASSLAEMEGIGTVEVHRKGKKFYGNKIRVEKIGNSQPDDGGEACSGTEKEQKASTLKGKVEIEMSNAKIDETFHRSQRKRSKKLFSDDEPADLIGLQTLALVSAMEFESSSLLDDERTTETGDDKSSIPESASTSHHRDKTKFSRQKEKATSEVEGTTSRKSKLGRYPQSSAKSVSEANKRPQSISNDMLKRKREAVVAKVLDEEEHTSVVKGKRSAQITSPSKQLKSLKLPDGSFSGDQKTIGNDLATSTEQVPVASQVILPMRKTSRRKMDLKRAMIPKVNVLKNQISKYSISLQDGATHLKDKLSCILSSPMVRRWCTYEWFYSAVDYPWFSRMEFVEYLNHVGLGHIPRLTRVEWGVIRSSLGKPRRFSERFLHEEREKLQQYRESVRKHYMELRTGLREGLPTDLVRPLSVGQRVIAIHPKTRELHDGSVLTVDHDRCRVQFDRAELGVEFVKDIDCMPSNPLDNMPEALRRQKTSVLPKELLVNGKSNIGEFTAIEKLRNAQSPMNALMKQAQVEANHANLLAKATSTDIVIAQGACGQPSRVSQIQLKEYDIRALSELSCVLDKKASSVLLNLRQLNTYIGNNVPAWLKPPANSCFSGMLRPHDNSCVSQDSGSAVLEIVRGLRLKAHTMVDAAVQAISSMKEGEDAFARIGEALDSMDRSHLGSESRAQMIRSQEEANTGLCLQNQLIPSTPESQVNCNVSGPQSNDSEKIETAIPSELISSCVAALLMIQTCTERQYPPSDVAQIIDSAVTSLHPCCPQNLPIYREIQMCMGKIKTQILALIPT
- the LOC118047654 gene encoding protein ALWAYS EARLY 2 isoform X4, yielding MAPARKKSVNKRFLNEVSPEKEVKSSGKSKHQANGKKKLSDKLGPQWKKAELERFYKAYRDNGKNWKKVAAEVRNRSVEMVEALYNMNRAYLSLPEGTASVVGLIAMMIDHYSVLEASDSERESNEMPGVLRKLQKHKRPKVLLSTSKEDPQHSRMVGSTDGCLSLLKIGCVGKRTPRFPVSYLRKKDDGENYVSPKKKRRKSEINADDNDDEHAAVLALTEALQRVDSPQMSQTPCRRTENMKSSPVQSWDRMSESSPANLCDASINENWSESGIGHGGPDLACVRDASSLAEMEGIGTVEVHRKGKKFYGNKIRVEKIGNSQPDDGGEACSGTEKEQKASTLKGKVEIEMSNAKIDETFHRSQRKRSKKLFSDDEPADLIGLQTLALVSAMEFESSSLLDDERTTETGDDKSSIPESASTSHHRDKTKFSRQKEKATSEVEGTTSRKSKLGRYPQSSAKSVSEANKRPQSISNDMLKRKREAVVAKVLDEEEHTSVVKGKRSAQITSPSKQLKSLKLPDGSFSGDQKTIGNDLATSTEQVPVASQVILPMRKTSRRKMDLKRAMIPKVNVLKNQISKYSISLQDGATHLKDKLSCILSSPMVRRWCTYEWFYSAVDYPWFSRMEFVEYLNHVGLGHIPRLTRVEWGVIRSSLGKPRRFSERFLHEEREKLQQYRESVRKHYMELRTGLREGLPTDLVRPLSVGQRVIAIHPKTRELHDGSVLTVDHDRCRVQFDRAELGVEFVKDIDCMPSNPLDNMPEALRRQKTSVLPKELLVNGKSNIGEFTAIEKLRNAQSPMNALMKQAQVEANHANLLAKATSTDIVIAQGACGQPSRVSQIQLKEYDIRALSELSCVLDKKASSVLLNLRQLNTYIGNNVPAWLKPPANSCFSGMLRPHDNSCVSQDSGSAVLEIVRGLRLKAHTMVDAAVQAISSMKEGEDAFARIGEALDSMDRSHLGSESRAQMIRSQEEANTGLCLQNQLIPSTPESQVNCNVSGPQSNDSEKIETAIPSELISSCVAALLMIQTCTERQYPPSDVAQIIDSAVTSLHPCCPQNLPIYREIQMCMGKIKTQILALIPT
- the LOC118047654 gene encoding protein ALWAYS EARLY 2 isoform X2, producing the protein MAPARKKSVNKRFLNEVSPEKEVKSSGKSKHQANGKKKLSDKLGPQWKKAELERFYKAYRDNGKNWKKVAAEVRNRSVEMVEALYNMNRAYLSLPEGTASVVGLIAMMIDHYSVLEASDSERESNEMPGVLRKLQKHKRPKVLLSTSKEDPQHSRMVGSTDGCLSLLKIGCGRPLHAVGKRTPRFPVSYLRKKDDGENYVSPKKKRRKSEINADDNDDEHAAVLALTEALQRVDSPQMSQTPCRRTENMKSSPVQSWDRMSESSPANLCDASINENWSESGIGHGGPDLACVRDASSLAEMEGIGTVEVHRKGKKFYGNKIRVEKIGNSQPDDGGEACSGTEKEQKASTLKGKVEIEMSNAKIDETFHRSQRKRSKKLFSDDEPADLIGLQTLALVSAMEFESSSLLDDERTTETGDDKSSIPESASTSHHRDKTKFSRQKEKATSEVEGTTSRKSKLGRYPQSSAKSVSEANKRPQSISNDMLKRKREAVVAKVLDEEEHTSVVKGKRSAQITSPSKQLKSLKLPDGSFSGDQKTIGNDLATSTEQVPVASQVILPMRKTSRRKMDLKRAMIPKVNVLKNQISKYSISLQDGATHLKDKLSCILSSPMVRRWCTYEWFYSAVDYPWFSRMEFVEYLNHVGLGHIPRLTRVEWGVIRSSLGKPRRFSERFLHEEREKLQQYRESVRKHYMELRTGLREGLPTDLVRPLSVGQRVIAIHPKTRELHDGSVLTVDHDRCRVQFDRAELGVEFVKDIDCMPSNPLDNMPEALRRQKTSVLPKELLVNGKSNIGEFTAIEKLRNAQSPMNALMKQAQVEANHANLLAKATSTDIVIAQGACGQPSRVSQIQLKEYDIRALSELSCVLDKKASSVLLNLRQLNTYIGNNVPAWLKPPANSCFSGMLRPHDNSCVSQDSGSAVLEIVRGLRLKAHTMVDAAVQAISSMKEGEDAFARIGEALDSMDRSHLGSESRAQMIRSQEEANTGLCLQNQLIPSTPESQVNCNVSGPQSNDSEKIETAIPSELISSCVAALLMIQTCTERQYPPSDVAQIIDSAVTSLHPCCPQNLPIYREIQMCMGKIKTQILALIPT
- the LOC118047654 gene encoding protein ALWAYS EARLY 2 isoform X5, encoding MMIDHYSVLEASDSERESNEMPGVLRKLQKHKRPKVLLSTSKEDPQHSRMVGSTDGCLSLLKIGCGRPLHAVGKRTPRFPVSYLRKKDDGENYVSPKKKRRKSEINADDNDDEHAAVLALTEALQRVDSPQMSQTPCRRTENMKSSPVQSWDRMSESSPANLCDASINENWSESGIGHGGPDLACVRDASSLAEMEGIGTVEVHRKGKKFYGNKIRVEKIGNSQPDDGGEACSGTEKEQKASTLKGKVEIEMSNAKIDETFHRSQRKRSKKLFSDDEPADLIGLQTLALVSAMEFESSSLLDDERTTETGDDKSSIPESASTSHHRDKTKFSRQKEKATSEVEGTTSRKSKLGRYPQSSAKSVSEANKRPQSISNDMLKRKREAVVAKVLDEEEHTSVVKGKRSAQITSPSKQLKSLKLPDGSFSGDQKTIGNDLATSTEQVPVASQVILPMRKTSRRKMDLKRAMIPKVNVLKNQISKYSISLQDGATHLKDKLSCILSSPMVRRWCTYEWFYSAVDYPWFSRMEFVEYLNHVGLGHIPRLTRVEWGVIRSSLGKPRRFSERFLHEEREKLQQYRESVRKHYMELRTGLREGLPTDLVRPLSVGQRVIAIHPKTRELHDGSVLTVDHDRCRVQFDRAELGVEFVKDIDCMPSNPLDNMPEALRRQKTSVLPKELLVNGKSNIGEFTAIEKLRNAQSPMNALMKQAQVEANHANLLAKATSTDIVIAQGACGQPSRVSQIQLKEYDIRALSELSCVLDKKASSVLLNLRQLNTYIGNNVPAWLKPPANSCFSGMLRPHDNSCVSQDSGSAVLEIVRGLRLKAHTMVDAAVQAISSMKEGEDAFARIGEALDSMDRSHLGSESRAQMIRSQEEANTGLCLQNQLIPSTPESQVNCNVSGPQSNDSEKIETAIPSELISSCVAALLMIQTCTERQYPPSDVAQIIDSAVTSLHPCCPQNLPIYREIQMCMGKIKTQILALIPT
- the LOC118047654 gene encoding protein ALWAYS EARLY 2 isoform X6 — its product is MKVKSISSVGIGLNRKLYESHAVTGRPLHAVGKRTPRFPVSYLRKKDDGENYVSPKKKRRKSEINADDNDDEHAAVLALTEALQRVDSPQMSQTPCRRTENMKSSPVQSWDRMSESSPANLCDASINENWSESGIGHGGPDLACVRDASSLAEMEGIGTVEVHRKGKKFYGNKIRVEKIGNSQPDDGGEACSGTEKEQKASTLKGKVEIEMSNAKIDETFHRSQRKRSKKLFSDDEPADLIGLQTLALVSAMEFESSSLLDDERTTETGDDKSSIPESASTSHHRDKTKFSRQKEKATSEVEGTTSRKSKLGRYPQSSAKSVSEANKRPQSISNDMLKRKREAVVAKVLDEEEHTSVVKGKRSAQITSPSKQLKSLKLPDGSFSGDQKTIGNDLATSTEQVPVASQVILPMRKTSRRKMDLKRAMIPKVNVLKNQISKYSISLQDGATHLKDKLSCILSSPMVRRWCTYEWFYSAVDYPWFSRMEFVEYLNHVGLGHIPRLTRVEWGVIRSSLGKPRRFSERFLHEEREKLQQYRESVRKHYMELRTGLREGLPTDLVRPLSVGQRVIAIHPKTRELHDGSVLTVDHDRCRVQFDRAELGVEFVKDIDCMPSNPLDNMPEALRRQKTSVLPKELLVNGKSNIGEFTAIEKLRNAQSPMNALMKQAQVEANHANLLAKATSTDIVIAQGACGQPSRVSQIQLKEYDIRALSELSCVLDKKASSVLLNLRQLNTYIGNNVPAWLKPPANSCFSGMLRPHDNSCVSQDSGSAVLEIVRGLRLKAHTMVDAAVQAISSMKEGEDAFARIGEALDSMDRSHLGSESRAQMIRSQEEANTGLCLQNQLIPSTPESQVNCNVSGPQSNDSEKIETAIPSELISSCVAALLMIQTCTERQYPPSDVAQIIDSAVTSLHPCCPQNLPIYREIQMCMGKIKTQILALIPT